The proteins below come from a single Caenibius sp. WL genomic window:
- a CDS encoding NAD(P)-dependent oxidoreductase, which yields MIEGRKILVTGPAGQIAFPLARELARCNEVWGVARFSDEARRRECEDAGIRTLRVDLADPDFSELPRDFTHLLHLAATISGDDYDRAIRVNAEGTGLLLSHCRAVEAALVMSTVSVYKPHSDPWHPFREDDPLGDILLPAMPTYSIAKIAQEAVARFCAREFNIPVTIARMGASYGPRGGLPVLVARAVAGNRPVVTRWDPCPYNVIHDDDMLAHVGPLLDAASVPATIVNWAGDEMISVQDIAAYAGELLGIAPAIEVRPVPGASLGSGVHNGKRLAITGPCKVDWRDGIRRSLAANYPGRISPSAGIS from the coding sequence ATGATCGAAGGGCGCAAGATACTGGTGACGGGCCCGGCCGGGCAGATCGCTTTTCCGCTGGCGCGAGAACTGGCGCGCTGCAACGAGGTGTGGGGTGTCGCCCGGTTCAGCGATGAGGCCCGGCGCCGTGAATGCGAGGACGCCGGCATCAGAACGCTGCGTGTCGATCTTGCCGATCCGGACTTTTCGGAACTGCCGCGTGATTTCACCCATTTGCTGCATCTTGCGGCCACGATCAGCGGCGATGATTACGATCGGGCGATACGGGTGAATGCCGAGGGTACGGGCTTGCTGCTCTCGCACTGCCGCGCGGTGGAAGCGGCCTTGGTGATGTCCACAGTGTCGGTTTACAAACCGCATTCGGACCCTTGGCATCCCTTCCGTGAAGACGACCCGTTGGGTGATATCCTGTTGCCGGCGATGCCCACCTATTCGATCGCCAAGATTGCTCAGGAAGCGGTTGCCCGCTTTTGTGCGCGAGAGTTCAATATTCCCGTTACGATTGCGCGCATGGGGGCATCCTATGGTCCGCGGGGCGGCCTGCCGGTTCTTGTGGCGCGTGCGGTGGCGGGGAACAGGCCGGTCGTGACGCGCTGGGATCCGTGCCCTTATAATGTGATCCATGACGATGATATGCTGGCCCATGTCGGGCCTCTTCTCGATGCGGCGAGTGTCCCGGCGACAATCGTGAACTGGGCAGGGGACGAGATGATCAGCGTGCAGGATATCGCGGCATATGCGGGTGAATTGCTCGGTATCGCCCCAGCAATCGAGGTACGGCCAGTGCCGGGCGCTTCGCTTGGCTCGGGCGTGCACAACGGCAAGCGCCTTGCGATCACCGGCCCTTGCAAGGTGGACTGGCGGGATGGTATCAGGCGCTCGCTCGCTGCGAACTATCCCGGTCGCATATCGCCATCAGCAGGAATTTCTTGA
- a CDS encoding TonB-dependent receptor produces MLHRKIALLLSGGAVVLAGPVCAQTVTAAESVGVGDIIVTARKKAESLQNVPLSITGIGAEEIADRDISSIGSIDTLAPSVFVEAAAGPTTSGVVANIRGIGGSDSTGVSDYPIAMYIDGVLMSRPNALLFDMVDLERIEVLRGPQGTLFGRNTTGGAINIFTKGPSDTFGVQEKLTYGTDNLFKSRTTLDTGQWGDSGISAKLAYSHEQQDGYVKNRLKDHTADPGARNSESGFLAIHGDVSPGFTIDIRADVTSARNAPMMQQLSVIAPLQYKYFGQSASLGGAPLIVEDKYREHVTVASQPRGKQTIWGTSLTMQYEVSPALTLKSITGYRRFKESQAVNNGGQGELRGRLIDGSIGRVYMFDYPDPARARDRQFSQEFQATGTLSDFDYVVGLYYFDQKYRSATTQRFTYVVPFSDTDVRGSNLVNFRNYQARSKSYAAFTQVSWKPAAVDGLEVTGGLRYTHDKKELAQANYYNGAPLAPGLGKRSWNNLSWLGSVTYRFSPEVLAYARVSTAYRAGGFDAGGSGRPSGYDPEKVISYEVGLKTDLLDRRLRINLSGYITDYKDLQISQFTAGSNGGGTRTVNAGKVTFTGFEAEVTAMLTDFLTLDGSVGYVHPNYKTYLYRDPKTDQLINVADEVHLAHVSKKTARIGAVWDIAKWNDTGLSLRLDYSYKSSAPTFPLDRVSPFNPYIRRTAQNELSARLTLKDVPVGDKLNLTFQAFGDNLLNEKRAISAVDFGSLGFATRTWGPTRQLGLTVIASY; encoded by the coding sequence ATGCTGCATAGGAAAATTGCTCTGTTGCTGTCCGGTGGTGCGGTGGTGCTGGCCGGCCCGGTTTGCGCGCAGACTGTAACGGCTGCGGAGAGCGTGGGGGTGGGCGATATCATCGTCACCGCGCGTAAGAAGGCGGAAAGCCTGCAGAATGTGCCGCTGTCGATCACAGGCATTGGGGCGGAGGAGATCGCCGACCGCGATATCAGTTCGATTGGCAGCATCGATACGCTGGCCCCATCTGTCTTTGTCGAAGCGGCCGCTGGCCCGACGACGAGCGGGGTCGTGGCGAATATCCGCGGAATCGGCGGCTCCGATTCCACCGGTGTGTCCGACTATCCGATCGCGATGTATATCGACGGTGTGTTGATGTCGCGGCCCAACGCGCTGCTGTTCGATATGGTCGATCTGGAACGGATCGAAGTGCTGCGCGGCCCGCAGGGGACACTGTTCGGCCGCAACACCACCGGCGGCGCAATCAACATCTTCACCAAGGGGCCTTCCGATACGTTCGGCGTGCAGGAAAAGTTGACTTACGGGACGGACAATCTCTTCAAGAGCCGGACCACGCTCGACACAGGGCAATGGGGGGATAGCGGGATCAGCGCCAAGCTGGCTTATTCGCACGAACAGCAGGATGGTTACGTCAAGAACAGGCTGAAGGACCACACGGCCGATCCCGGCGCGCGCAACAGCGAATCCGGCTTTCTCGCGATCCATGGCGATGTCAGCCCGGGCTTCACGATCGATATCCGCGCCGATGTGACCTCGGCCCGCAATGCGCCGATGATGCAGCAGCTTTCCGTGATCGCTCCGTTGCAATACAAATATTTCGGGCAGTCCGCGTCGCTCGGCGGCGCGCCGCTGATCGTCGAGGACAAATATCGCGAACACGTGACCGTGGCCAGTCAGCCACGCGGCAAGCAGACGATCTGGGGCACGTCGCTGACGATGCAGTACGAAGTGAGCCCCGCGCTGACGCTCAAATCGATCACCGGCTATCGCCGGTTCAAGGAAAGTCAGGCGGTTAACAACGGCGGGCAGGGCGAGTTGCGGGGCAGGCTGATCGACGGTTCGATCGGCCGGGTCTATATGTTCGATTATCCCGATCCCGCCCGCGCGCGCGATCGTCAGTTCTCGCAGGAATTCCAGGCGACCGGGACGCTTTCCGATTTCGATTATGTCGTCGGGCTCTACTACTTTGACCAGAAATACCGCAGCGCCACGACCCAGCGCTTCACTTATGTAGTGCCGTTCTCGGACACCGATGTGCGCGGTTCGAATCTGGTCAATTTCCGCAATTACCAGGCCCGGTCCAAATCCTATGCGGCGTTCACGCAGGTTTCGTGGAAGCCTGCGGCGGTCGACGGGCTCGAAGTTACCGGCGGGCTGCGCTACACGCATGACAAGAAGGAACTGGCGCAGGCCAATTACTACAACGGTGCGCCGCTTGCTCCGGGCCTTGGCAAGAGAAGCTGGAACAATCTGAGCTGGCTGGGCTCTGTCACTTACCGTTTCTCGCCCGAAGTGCTGGCCTATGCCCGCGTTTCCACCGCCTATCGTGCCGGGGGGTTCGATGCGGGCGGTTCGGGCAGGCCCAGCGGATATGATCCCGAAAAGGTCATTTCCTACGAAGTGGGGCTCAAGACCGACTTGCTCGACCGGCGGTTGCGGATCAACTTGTCCGGCTACATCACCGATTACAAGGACCTCCAGATCAGCCAGTTCACCGCCGGGAGCAATGGCGGCGGCACGCGGACAGTCAACGCGGGCAAAGTCACTTTCACCGGCTTCGAAGCAGAAGTGACAGCCATGTTGACTGATTTTCTCACTCTCGACGGATCGGTGGGCTACGTGCATCCGAACTACAAGACCTACCTCTATCGCGATCCCAAGACCGATCAGTTGATCAACGTCGCGGACGAGGTGCATCTGGCGCACGTTTCGAAGAAAACCGCCCGGATCGGCGCCGTGTGGGATATTGCAAAGTGGAACGATACGGGGCTCTCGCTCCGGCTGGACTATTCCTACAAGAGCAGCGCGCCCACGTTTCCGCTGGATCGGGTGAGCCCCTTCAATCCCTATATCCGGCGGACCGCGCAAAACGAATTGAGCGCGCGGTTGACGCTGAAAGATGTCCCGGTGGGTGATAAGCTGAATCTGACCTTTCAGGCCTTTGGCGACAATCTGCTGAATGAAAAGCGTGCGATCAGCGCGGTCGATTTCGGTTCGCTCGGCTTCGCCACCCGCACCTGGGGGCCGACGCGCCAACTGGGGCTGACGGTTATCGCATCCTATTGA